A window from Kovacikia minuta CCNUW1 encodes these proteins:
- a CDS encoding RHS repeat domain-containing protein yields MQKVISLFGMNLPLATESPSPSPTPSHPTPPTPHPTPYTYDDRGNLTQVCYPDGSCQTFAYDDRNNLIRQQTASGMTHEFTYDDCDRLCTVSDNQGYVATYDRGTDFIRFANPDGVTVIQYDQRHRPVLLQQTIQGTTQETHYAYNATGQCTGIRPPGSDQWLYYDSDIQNQTLRLRAENGTCYARFNQNTHLDPLHQQDLTNLFLNQKSEANHLNSTQTIIYANGIQEQRMMDAYARIKQIRVIPINNQSNIELSYQFNQPLQIEQIGANQFQYDQEGRLSTVQVSHKSTRYHYSSHHNRIKTETETGTSYFDYDNCDRLLTLIPPNAPKIEYDYDQEGNRIRKRSGDRLTEYHYNSNAQLSAVWQDGMCLVQYAYDALGRRVRRVAGDSVTLYFYDLNGQLLAETDENGQVKVTYLWLGLRCLGRIDGAIGATATEFYHTDHSGSAWAVSDRQGNLTRVQTVHPFGEDQSPLFTRKFRDPITGFYDFGVRDYDPESGCFLTPDSYTFAPDDWRLLVDHRRTIWGDRPSPQPILDRWQKQPQLLNRYAFCLNDPINHIDLDGHSAWWFLLTIPSSVTWAIPNTALALVLVVGNFLFEILGIIVWACICLGKLDCAFEHYPWGKREPANPFDLKERAHFWLGLDGSTRLGVPWALLNGSFFVWRPFTLGSVVFIQDSDDNGHEGDTTSRFVVPKDIDVQLNRLDGLRHHEMQHVFQYSMLGPLFLIPVYPLSLIGGGQKGSYFERNAGANSGDVYQTVVEAEEEKVFVGEFTRIVCTDKVFAPSPTGPTTPTSVTFAITPAVTVGPATAGGTLNPGVRPHQINLDAKNTLPVRVVNGAGFYFHSLQAGKFTVSGTGSLSSSTETVEITVKEVEVKFDASVFVCDKQTVKIKGDSKATYTLRAKTINSGGTVDGANRIYTAGNAAGTDTLEIVAKYDPNSAVFKQYGDNGLATHQYVVKTIDIQVQEPTITPDATEIFVGGVVTFSINHPPKSGTVNAPATVPGSQFNLKKRQLIAGKGPIAADATEVVTFDYGCKTYPVSIKVKPFTATIAPNPVDGGATAQVTVTGGVPPYKYTISVANSRGGEVDKNGKYTAGSCDVQQVDTITITDRDGDGGRARVQITVNPMTVRAEAASVRFGNKTRVIAEKGIPPYKFEISNRESNGSTIDNQGQYTAGTTPGSDTITVTDSQKVRLTVVIIVTP; encoded by the coding sequence ATGCAAAAAGTCATTTCCCTGTTCGGCATGAATCTGCCCCTGGCGACAGAATCCCCCTCCCCTTCCCCCACTCCCTCACACCCCACACCCCCTACCCCACACCCCACTCCCTACACCTACGACGATCGCGGTAATCTGACCCAGGTCTGCTACCCCGATGGCTCCTGCCAAACCTTCGCCTACGACGATCGCAACAATTTAATTCGGCAACAAACCGCCTCAGGCATGACTCATGAGTTTACCTACGATGATTGCGATCGCCTGTGCACGGTGTCTGACAATCAGGGGTACGTTGCCACCTACGATCGGGGAACTGATTTCATTCGGTTTGCCAATCCGGATGGCGTGACGGTCATTCAATATGATCAGCGGCATCGTCCAGTTTTGTTGCAACAAACCATTCAAGGCACCACGCAGGAAACGCACTACGCCTACAATGCCACAGGACAATGCACAGGAATACGTCCACCTGGTTCAGATCAGTGGCTCTACTACGATTCTGATATTCAAAATCAAACCCTGCGACTCCGGGCAGAAAATGGAACCTGCTACGCTAGATTCAACCAAAACACTCACCTTGACCCATTGCATCAGCAAGACTTAACCAATCTATTCTTAAATCAAAAATCGGAAGCAAACCATTTAAATTCAACCCAAACCATTATCTATGCAAATGGGATTCAAGAGCAAAGAATGATGGATGCCTATGCTCGCATCAAGCAGATTCGAGTGATTCCCATAAACAACCAATCAAATATTGAACTAAGCTACCAATTTAATCAGCCGTTACAGATTGAACAAATCGGAGCAAATCAGTTTCAGTACGATCAAGAAGGAAGACTATCTACGGTTCAAGTCAGCCATAAATCAACGCGCTATCACTATTCAAGTCATCACAATCGGATTAAAACTGAAACCGAAACAGGTACGAGTTATTTTGACTATGATAACTGCGATCGCCTTCTCACGTTGATACCCCCCAACGCACCCAAAATCGAGTACGACTACGATCAAGAGGGCAATCGGATTCGCAAACGTTCAGGCGATCGCTTAACCGAATATCACTACAACAGCAATGCTCAACTGAGTGCAGTCTGGCAGGATGGAATGTGTTTAGTCCAATACGCCTACGATGCTTTGGGTAGGCGGGTGCGGCGAGTAGCGGGTGACTCGGTTACGCTCTACTTTTATGATCTGAACGGGCAACTCCTGGCAGAAACAGATGAAAATGGACAGGTGAAGGTAACCTATCTCTGGCTGGGACTGCGCTGCCTGGGACGAATTGATGGGGCGATAGGTGCAACTGCAACGGAGTTTTACCATACGGATCATTCCGGGTCTGCGTGGGCAGTCAGCGATCGGCAGGGGAACCTTACCCGTGTCCAAACCGTGCACCCCTTTGGGGAAGATCAAAGCCCTTTGTTTACCCGTAAATTCAGAGATCCAATCACGGGCTTCTACGACTTTGGCGTGAGGGATTATGATCCCGAATCCGGTTGTTTTTTAACCCCTGACAGCTATACCTTTGCCCCCGACGACTGGCGGTTATTGGTCGATCACCGCAGGACAATCTGGGGCGATCGTCCGTCTCCCCAACCCATTCTCGATCGCTGGCAAAAGCAACCCCAACTCCTTAACCGCTACGCTTTCTGTTTGAATGACCCGATCAATCACATCGATCTGGATGGACATAGCGCCTGGTGGTTTCTCCTCACCATTCCCTCCTCCGTTACCTGGGCAATTCCCAACACAGCTCTGGCACTGGTGTTGGTAGTCGGTAACTTCCTGTTTGAGATCCTCGGTATTATCGTTTGGGCTTGTATCTGCCTCGGTAAGCTGGATTGTGCTTTTGAGCATTATCCCTGGGGCAAACGCGAGCCTGCCAATCCGTTTGATCTCAAGGAACGTGCCCATTTTTGGTTGGGACTGGACGGTTCCACCCGTTTGGGCGTCCCCTGGGCATTATTAAATGGCAGTTTCTTTGTCTGGCGACCGTTCACATTGGGTAGTGTGGTTTTTATTCAAGATAGTGATGATAACGGACACGAAGGCGATACCACCTCCCGCTTTGTTGTACCCAAGGATATTGATGTCCAGCTAAACCGTCTGGATGGGCTGCGTCATCATGAAATGCAGCATGTCTTTCAGTACAGCATGTTGGGTCCTCTTTTTCTAATTCCCGTCTACCCACTATCGCTAATTGGGGGCGGGCAAAAAGGTTCTTACTTTGAGCGGAATGCGGGAGCGAATTCGGGAGATGTCTACCAGACAGTGGTCGAGGCAGAGGAGGAGAAGGTGTTTGTGGGAGAATTTACCCGTATCGTATGTACCGATAAGGTGTTCGCTCCCTCACCTACTGGCCCCACCACCCCCACCTCCGTTACCTTTGCCATTACCCCGGCTGTGACTGTTGGCCCCGCAACCGCCGGGGGTACGCTCAATCCCGGAGTTAGACCCCACCAGATCAATTTGGATGCCAAAAACACACTACCTGTTCGGGTGGTCAATGGTGCAGGGTTTTATTTCCATTCCTTACAGGCCGGAAAATTTACCGTCAGTGGAACAGGGAGTCTTTCATCATCTACAGAAACCGTTGAGATTACAGTCAAGGAGGTTGAGGTCAAGTTCGATGCATCGGTGTTTGTGTGTGACAAGCAGACCGTAAAAATCAAAGGGGACTCCAAGGCGACTTATACCCTGCGGGCGAAAACAATCAACTCTGGTGGCACAGTCGATGGTGCCAATCGGATCTACACCGCAGGCAACGCAGCAGGCACCGATACTCTGGAAATTGTGGCTAAATACGACCCGAATAGTGCGGTCTTTAAACAATACGGCGACAATGGGTTAGCAACCCATCAATACGTTGTGAAAACGATCGATATTCAAGTCCAAGAACCCACCATTACCCCCGATGCCACCGAAATATTTGTCGGGGGTGTCGTCACCTTCAGCATCAACCATCCGCCTAAATCGGGCACGGTTAATGCGCCTGCCACGGTTCCCGGTAGCCAGTTTAATCTCAAGAAACGCCAGCTAATTGCAGGCAAGGGGCCGATCGCTGCTGACGCTACCGAAGTTGTCACCTTCGACTATGGTTGCAAAACCTATCCCGTTTCCATTAAAGTCAAACCCTTTACTGCCACGATCGCTCCCAATCCAGTCGATGGAGGGGCAACCGCCCAAGTTACGGTCACAGGAGGAGTTCCCCCCTACAAGTACACCATTAGTGTGGCAAATTCCAGGGGGGGAGAAGTTGATAAAAATGGTAAATATACTGCTGGGAGCTGCGATGTTCAGCAGGTGGACACCATCACGATTACCGATCGGGATGGCGACGGTGGACGGGCACGCGTTCAGATAACGGTCAACCCAATGACAGTAAGAGCTGAAGCTGCCAGTGTTCGCTTTGGTAACAAAACCAGAGTCATTGCCGAAAAAGGGATTCCACCATACAAATTTGAGATCAGCAACCGTGAATCAAATGGCAGTACGATCGATAACCAGGGACAATACACCGCAGGCACCACTCCTGGTAGCGACACCATTACGGTAACGGATAGTCAAAAAGTTCGGCTAACTGTGGTGATCATCGTTACGCCGTAA